A window of the Tripterygium wilfordii isolate XIE 37 chromosome 12, ASM1340144v1, whole genome shotgun sequence genome harbors these coding sequences:
- the LOC120010651 gene encoding protein PLASTID MOVEMENT IMPAIRED 1-like: MAANSNTQLLEELESLSQSLFQTHISTTKRRTASFAAPRTSVPFISAVDEIKTAKNEEKSNARSRSRRMSLSPWRSKPNLDDEDELKDQGKVASQPQIKGVEETTIEKKGIWNWKPIRALSHIGMQKLSCLFSVEVVTVQGLPSSMNGLRLSVRVRKKETKEGAVNTMPSRVSQGAADFEETLFVKCHVYCTPPGNGNQMKFESRPFWIYVFAVDAEELDFGRSSVDLSHLIQESIQKSFDNSRIRQWDMSFDLSGKAKEGELVLKLGFQIMGKDGGTGIYTQAEGLKSNKSKYSSTSFGRKQSKTSFSIPSPRMTNRSEAWTPSMTKAAADLQGMDVLNLDEPVPVPAPAPPVKKSEKVEPKMEDDIPDFEVVDKGIEIQENEETGEDSSEANTDVKSASSEVVKEIVHDHLHLVRLTELDSIAQQIKALESMMGEERTAKMEDETGSQRLDEEEETVTKGFLQMLEEEDAFGFKLNDPEITLLQLDGADNSTEAESKVHLPQTRDGGYLAAMNPTDTLVERKDTPRLAMQMSKPMVIQSHNSANGFELFQNLAAIGPEEFSSQIFSLMPMDELIGKTAEQIAFEGIASAIIQGRNKEGASSSAARIIAAVKNMATAMSTGRSERISTGIWNVKENPLRAEEILAFSLQKIEAMAVEALKVQADMSEEDAPFDVSLLSEKGHDRPLDSAVPLEDWIKRYSLINPQEEAGEPTTIFLAVVVQLRDPLRRYEAVGGPAVALIHARYANTKLDKYDEEKRFKVTSSHIGGLKVSTGGKKNLWDSERQRLTAMQWLVEYGLGKAGKKRKPVLSRGQDLLWSISSRVMADMWLKAMRNPDVRFAN; this comes from the coding sequence ATGGCAGCAAACTCCAATACCCAGTTGCTGGAAGAGCTTGAGTCACTTAGCCAATCCCTCTTCCAAACTCATATATCTACCACCAAACGTAGAACTGCCTCCTTTGCAGCTCCAAGAACTTCAGTTCCATTCATATCTGCTGTAGATGAGATCAAAACAGcaaaaaatgaagagaaatcGAATGCTAGATCGCGTTCCAGGCGCATGTCCTTGTCTCCATGGCGTTCAAAGCCAAAccttgatgatgaggatgagctGAAGGACCAAGGAAAGGTAGCGAGTCAGCCACAAATCAAGGGTGTTGAGGAAACTACTATAGAAAAGAAGGGGATTTGGAACTGGAAACCAATACGAGCTCTTTCACATATTGGGATGCAGAAACTCAGTTGTTTGTTTTCAGTTGAAGTAGTGACAGTGCAAGGCCTTCCATCATCCATGAATGGGCTGCGTCTTTCTGTCCGTGTTAGGAAGAAGGAAACCAAGGAAGGCGCTGTTAACACAATGCCATCGAGGGTTTCACAGGGAGCCGCTGATTTCGAAGAGACCTTGTTTGTAAAGTGTCATGTGTACTGCACTCCTCCTGGCAATGGAAATCAAATGAAATTTGAATCGAGACCATTTTGGATTTATGTCTTTGCAGTTGATGCAGAAGAGCTTGATTTCGGACGAAGTTCTGTCGACTTGAGTCACCTGATTCAGGAATCAATACAGAAAAGCTTTGACAATTCTCGTATTCGACAATGGGACATGAGTTTCGATCTATCAGGAAAGGCAAAAGAAGGAGAACTTGTCCTCAAATTGGGATTTCAGATTATGGGAAAAGATGGAGGTACTGGTATTTATACTCAGGCAGAGGGATTGAAGTCGAATAAGTCAAAATATTCATCAACTTCTTTCGGCCGTAAGCAGTCAAAAACATCCTTTAGCATCCCTAGTCCAAGGATGACAAACAGAAGTGAAGCATGGACTCCTTCAATGACAAAAGCTGCCGCAGATCTTCAGGGAATGGATGTCTTGAATCTAGACGAGCCAGTTCCGGTTCCTGCGCCTGCCCCGCCAGTGAAAAAGTCAGAAAAAGTAGAACCAAAGATGGAAGATGATATCCCAGACTTTGAAGTTGTGGATAAAGGAATTGAGATTCAAGAGAACGAAGAGACTGGTGAAGATTCATCTGAAGCAAACACTGATGTAAAGTCAGCATCAAGTGAGGTAGTTAAGGAGATTGTGCATGATCACTTACATCTGGTCAGATTAACAGAGCTTGACTCAATTGCTCAGCAGATAAAAGCTCTTGAATCAATGATGGGGGAGGAAAGAACAGCAAAGATGGAAGATGAAACTGGATCACAAAGACTGGATGAAGAGGAAGAAACAGTGACAAAGGGATTTCTTCAAATGCTTGAGGAAGAAGATGCTTTTGGATTCAAGCTCAATGATCCTGAAATTACCCTCCTGCAGCTTGACGGAGCTGATAATTCAACAGAAGCTGAATCAAAAGTGCATCTTCCGCAAACGAGGGATGGGGGCTATTTGGCTGCCATGAATCCTACGGATACTTTAGTTGAAAGGAAAGACACTCCAAGGCTAGCAATGCAGATGTCCAAACCTATGGTTATCCAATCACATAATTCCGCAAATGGGTTTGAACTATTTCAAAATTTGGCAGCCATTGGACCTGAAGAGTTCAGCTCCCAAATTTTCTCATTGATGCCAATGGATGAGCTGATAGGTAAGACCGCAGAACAGATAGCTTTTGAAGGCATTGCATCTGCCATCATCCAGGGAAGAAACAAAGAAGGTGCTAGTTCTAGCGCAGCACGTATCATTGCTGCGGTTAAAAACATGGCAACTGCAATGAGTACTGGCAGGAGCGAGAGAATCTCAACAGGAATTTGGAATGTGAAAGAAAATCCACTTAGAGCGGAGGAAATTTTGGCATTCTCATTGCAGAAGATTGAGGCAATGGCAGTGGAAGCCTTGAAAGTTCAGGCAGATATGTCAGAGGAAGATGCTCCCTTTGATGTTTCTCTGCTCAGCGAAAAAGGTCATGATCGACCCCTGGATTCTGCTGTTCCACTTGAGGATTGGATCAAAAGATACAGCTTGATTAATCCCCAAGAAGAAGCAGGGGAACCAACAACAATCTTCCTAGCAGTCGTTGTCCAGCTACGGGATCCATTAAGACGATATGAGGCAGTTGGAGGCCCAGCGGTGGCGCTTATTCATGCTAGATATGCCAACACAAAATTGGACAAGTATGATGAGGAAAAGAGATTCAAAGTGACAAGTTCCCATATTGGAGGGTTGAAGGTAAGTACGGGAGGAAAGAAAAATCTTTGGGACAGTGAGAGACAGAGGCTCACCGCCATGCAGTGGCTTGTTGAATATGGGTTAGGAAAGGCAGGAAAAAAGCGAAAACCTGTGTTATCAAGAGGGCAAGATTTGCTATGGAGCATATCCTCGCGAGTAATGGCTGACATGTGGCTTAAAGCAATGAGAAATCCAGATGTACGGTTTGCAAACTGA